In Spiroplasma litorale, a single genomic region encodes these proteins:
- the uvrB gene encoding excinuclease ABC subunit UvrB: protein MEREYRDFELVTNYKPSGDQPRAIKSLVEGLKNNKKNQVLLGATATGKTFTMANVIKEINKPTLILAHNKTLAMQLYIELKEFFPKNRVEYFVSDFDFYQPEAYVAARDLYIDKDARRNNDLAMMRLSVMNALVTRKDVIVVASVAAIYASQDPEEYSKVFFELKVGQAISKKDLLTFLVRTGYVRNDTALEMGCFSAKGDVINIAPSWTDNYNIRISLFGDEIEAIEMIDSLNNNVIDRLRLFTVFPASAYITNFDKLKIVIDNIRNELNHRVDELNKLGKFIEADRLLKRTNYDLETMAEFGVCNGIENYSAHLDFRMPGEPPFTIIDYFGDDFLTIIDESHMMIPQVRGMYNTDRSRKTTLVEYGFRLPSALDNRPLNFEEFTSRLKNVIYTSATPGDYELELTNNEVVEQIIRPTGLVDPIIETRPTTNQFEDMIKEIKIRMEKKQKVFITTLTIKSSEDISFHLQSRNIKVAYLHSELKTLERNQVLNDLRRGIYDVIVGVNLLREGLDIPEVSLVCILDADKQGFLRNTRSLIQTIGRAARNSDGVVIFYADTFSASMKEAIEETDRRRSIQQEYNVKNNIVPKTIIKKIIDIDGEFNLRDKLSKLTDSKTKQKKLEKEKLVKDLRKKMLQAAKEENYEKAAELRDLIIEIEAS from the coding sequence ATGGAAAGAGAATATAGAGATTTTGAATTAGTAACAAACTACAAACCAAGTGGAGATCAACCAAGAGCAATAAAGAGTTTGGTTGAAGGTTTAAAAAATAATAAAAAAAACCAGGTTTTATTAGGTGCGACTGCAACAGGTAAAACGTTTACAATGGCTAATGTAATTAAAGAAATAAATAAGCCAACTTTAATACTTGCACATAATAAAACTTTAGCAATGCAATTGTATATAGAACTTAAAGAGTTCTTTCCAAAAAATAGAGTAGAATATTTTGTTTCGGATTTTGATTTTTATCAACCAGAAGCCTATGTTGCTGCAAGAGATTTATATATTGATAAAGATGCGAGAAGAAATAACGACCTGGCTATGATGAGATTGAGTGTTATGAATGCGCTTGTTACAAGAAAAGATGTTATAGTTGTTGCAAGTGTTGCTGCAATTTATGCATCTCAAGACCCTGAAGAATATAGTAAAGTTTTTTTTGAACTAAAGGTAGGACAAGCGATCTCTAAAAAAGATTTATTAACTTTTCTAGTTAGAACTGGTTATGTTAGAAATGATACAGCATTAGAAATGGGTTGTTTCAGTGCAAAAGGTGATGTAATAAACATTGCTCCAAGTTGAACAGATAATTATAATATTAGAATTTCTTTATTCGGAGATGAAATAGAAGCTATCGAAATGATAGATTCACTTAATAATAATGTAATTGATAGACTAAGACTGTTCACTGTTTTTCCTGCGTCAGCATACATAACTAATTTTGACAAATTAAAAATAGTTATTGATAACATTAGAAATGAATTAAATCATAGAGTTGATGAATTGAATAAACTAGGTAAATTCATTGAAGCAGATAGATTATTAAAAAGAACAAATTATGATCTAGAAACAATGGCAGAGTTTGGGGTTTGTAATGGAATTGAAAACTATTCAGCTCACCTAGATTTTAGAATGCCAGGTGAACCACCTTTTACAATAATTGATTATTTTGGAGATGACTTTCTAACTATAATAGATGAATCACATATGATGATTCCGCAGGTAAGAGGTATGTATAACACTGACAGAAGCAGAAAGACTACTTTGGTTGAATATGGTTTTAGACTTCCAAGCGCTTTAGATAATAGACCATTAAATTTTGAAGAGTTTACTTCAAGGCTTAAAAATGTAATATATACTTCTGCAACCCCAGGAGATTATGAATTAGAGTTAACAAATAATGAAGTAGTAGAACAGATTATTAGACCTACTGGCCTTGTAGATCCAATAATTGAAACCAGACCAACAACCAATCAATTTGAGGATATGATAAAAGAAATAAAAATAAGAATGGAGAAAAAACAAAAAGTATTCATTACAACTTTAACAATTAAAAGTTCTGAAGATATTTCATTTCATCTTCAATCAAGAAATATTAAAGTTGCATATCTTCACTCTGAATTAAAAACACTTGAACGTAACCAAGTCCTAAATGATTTAAGAAGAGGAATTTACGATGTGATTGTCGGAGTTAACTTGTTAAGAGAAGGTTTAGATATACCTGAGGTAAGCTTAGTTTGTATTTTGGATGCAGACAAGCAAGGATTTTTAAGAAACACAAGAAGTTTAATCCAAACTATCGGTAGAGCAGCAAGGAACTCTGATGGTGTTGTTATATTTTATGCAGATACATTTTCGGCATCTATGAAAGAAGCAATTGAAGAGACAGATAGAAGAAGATCAATCCAGCAAGAATATAATGTAAAAAATAATATAGTACCAAAAACTATAATTAAAAAAATAATTGACATAGACGGCGAGTTTAACTTAAGAGATAAATTAAGTAAGTTAACTGACTCTAAAACAAAACAAAAAAAATTAGAAAAAGAAAAACTTGTAAAAGATTTAAGAAAAAAAATGTTACAAGCAGCAAAAGAAGAGAATTACGAAAAGGCTGCTGAGCTTAGAGATCTAATTATTGAAATCGAAGCTAGTTAG
- a CDS encoding folate family ECF transporter S component: MNWYLATNIIAALCLAALLLIALAMEKFTFKKISIKHIAVLSTLCAVSAVLTGLSYKLSELIFGGFNIRLALGDWIIFLVGMLFGPLCGVISGICTDTLMTILVPNSFGYHAGYMFCKALLGFGGALVFIFNNRKYILAKVIVIYSVFYIIQSLFFNQIWMMSWKGNAAWLDLAVKIIKLPISLSIYILFVYSSYKALQPLLSKWSVNEVWCYRDIAKEESKQSVDKKVNANESTKS; this comes from the coding sequence ATGAATTGATATCTAGCGACAAATATTATAGCTGCTCTATGTCTTGCGGCATTACTTCTTATTGCTTTAGCGATGGAGAAGTTTACATTTAAAAAAATATCAATAAAACATATAGCGGTTTTATCAACATTATGTGCTGTTAGTGCAGTCTTAACAGGCTTATCATACAAACTATCAGAATTAATTTTTGGAGGGTTTAATATTAGATTAGCATTAGGAGATTGAATAATCTTCTTAGTTGGTATGTTGTTTGGACCTTTGTGTGGAGTGATTTCAGGTATATGTACTGACACTTTAATGACAATATTAGTTCCAAACAGTTTTGGATATCATGCAGGCTACATGTTTTGTAAAGCACTACTTGGTTTTGGTGGTGCACTTGTATTTATTTTTAATAATAGAAAATATATACTAGCAAAAGTAATTGTAATTTACTCAGTGTTTTATATAATTCAAAGTTTATTTTTCAATCAAATTTGAATGATGTCATGAAAAGGAAATGCTGCATGATTAGACTTAGCTGTTAAAATAATTAAACTACCAATATCATTAAGCATATATATACTTTTTGTTTATTCTTCTTATAAAGCACTACAACCATTATTAAGTAAATGATCTGTTAATGAGGTTTGGTGTTATAGAGATATTGCAAAAGAAGAGAGCAAGCAATCTGTTGATAAGAAGGTGAATGCAAATGAGAGCACTAAAAGTTAA
- a CDS encoding Mur ligase family protein has product MIKVDETFIETTLLFKKQYNLKKLLSNLGNPQNNIKVINVVGTNGKGSTSKYIYDGLRSKFKNIGLFISPAFLYQNERIQLNGNYINDEDLKKLYNDNKKIIKEYELTFFEIWMFLAVLYFNKFDIDYAVIEAGIGGRLDCTNLFENQVCVCLTSIGYDHTELLGNNIESIIEHKVGIIKPGRTLFVSSDNKKYKKIIKEKVNEKVVFAKKVKNKINYQRSNIGLAKKVLKWLDVKYNNYIAPIGRYTYLNETPKFIIDGCHNIDGVKTVIKQIKKLNNPIVIYASSKEKDYFQILKVLKKNIKNLYITDFEHPKSWIIPKDLKSDYNYIGDWKIFLEKNIYNNIVVCGSLYFIPQVYEWYRSK; this is encoded by the coding sequence ATGATTAAAGTCGATGAAACTTTTATTGAAACAACATTATTATTTAAAAAACAATATAATCTAAAAAAACTATTATCTAATTTAGGTAATCCACAAAATAATATTAAAGTTATTAATGTTGTTGGGACAAATGGTAAAGGTTCAACTTCAAAATATATATATGATGGTTTGCGTTCAAAATTTAAGAATATTGGGTTGTTTATATCTCCAGCCTTTTTATATCAGAATGAAAGAATTCAACTAAATGGAAATTATATAAATGATGAAGATTTAAAAAAATTATATAATGACAATAAAAAAATAATTAAAGAATATGAACTTACATTTTTTGAAATTTGAATGTTTTTAGCAGTTTTATATTTTAATAAATTTGATATTGATTATGCAGTCATAGAAGCAGGAATTGGTGGTAGGTTAGATTGTACAAACTTATTTGAAAATCAAGTTTGTGTTTGTTTAACATCAATAGGTTACGATCATACTGAATTACTTGGTAATAACATTGAAAGCATAATAGAACATAAGGTTGGAATCATTAAGCCTGGAAGAACTTTATTTGTAAGCTCCGATAATAAAAAATATAAAAAAATAATTAAAGAAAAAGTAAATGAAAAAGTTGTTTTCGCTAAAAAAGTTAAAAACAAAATTAATTATCAAAGATCAAATATTGGATTAGCAAAAAAAGTTCTTAAGTGACTAGATGTAAAATACAATAATTATATTGCTCCGATCGGAAGGTATACATATCTAAATGAAACTCCAAAATTTATAATTGATGGGTGTCATAATATTGATGGAGTAAAAACAGTTATAAAACAAATCAAAAAGTTAAATAATCCAATTGTTATTTATGCATCTAGTAAAGAAAAAGATTATTTTCAAATATTAAAAGTTCTTAAAAAAAATATAAAAAATTTATATATAACTGATTTTGAACACCCTAAATCTTGGATAATACCTAAAGACTTAAAAAGTGACTACAACTACATTGGTGATTGAAAAATATTTTTAGAAAAAAACATATACAATAATATTGTAGTTTGTGGAAGCTTATATTTTATTCCACAGGTTTATGAATGATATAGGAGTAAATAA
- the hprK gene encoding HPr(Ser) kinase/phosphatase: MRALKVKDIINNFNLEVLSENKKQKDIIIEAYGVNRAGLELAGYFEEGQKAHRVIMMSTKEYQYIMNFEEDERAKRYNNLFKQNVPLIIITKKFEDTLLIKTAKEKKVLVTRATNDSTSNFTQSLLEFMDDYFAPTIELHGSLVNVFGKGVLLIGKSGIGKSEITLDLIKANHLFVGDDRIVIVRKFTDLYGRSHEILKNLVEVRGIGIVDVSKTNGYQVIMNDSKIDIVIELLQFKNNGTDEYDRIGSDFQKFNILDVDIPYIKIPVATGRNIPNIIEVAVAKLKLKQNSQYQSEVELISERALKYNDQ, translated from the coding sequence ATGAGAGCACTAAAAGTTAAAGATATAATTAATAATTTTAATTTAGAAGTATTATCTGAAAACAAAAAACAAAAAGATATTATTATTGAAGCATATGGTGTTAATAGAGCAGGTTTAGAACTTGCAGGTTATTTTGAAGAAGGCCAAAAAGCTCACAGAGTTATTATGATGTCAACAAAAGAATATCAATACATAATGAATTTTGAAGAAGATGAAAGAGCAAAGAGATATAATAATTTATTTAAACAAAACGTGCCTTTAATTATAATTACAAAAAAATTTGAAGATACTTTATTAATAAAAACTGCAAAAGAAAAAAAAGTATTAGTAACAAGAGCTACTAATGATTCAACTAGTAATTTTACACAAAGTCTTCTTGAATTCATGGATGACTACTTTGCACCAACGATTGAACTACATGGTTCACTTGTTAACGTTTTTGGTAAAGGTGTTCTTTTAATTGGAAAATCAGGAATTGGAAAATCTGAAATTACACTTGATTTAATAAAAGCTAATCATTTGTTTGTTGGTGATGACAGAATTGTAATTGTTAGAAAATTTACAGATTTATATGGCCGAAGTCATGAAATCTTAAAAAATTTAGTTGAAGTAAGAGGGATTGGGATTGTTGATGTATCAAAAACGAATGGATATCAAGTTATTATGAATGATAGCAAGATAGATATAGTAATAGAATTATTGCAATTTAAAAATAATGGTACCGATGAATACGATAGAATCGGTAGTGATTTTCAAAAATTTAATATCTTAGATGTAGATATACCATACATTAAAATTCCTGTTGCAACTGGTAGAAATATACCAAACATAATTGAAGTAGCTGTTGCAAAACTAAAATTAAAACAAAATAGCCAATATCAAAGCGAGGTTGAACTAATTTCAGAAAGAGCATTAAAATATAATGATCAATAA
- the trxB gene encoding thioredoxin-disulfide reductase has product MKNLIKTDYDLIIVGEGPAGLSAAIYSCRAGLRTILLENSTPGGKVMKTDSVENYPGFKTIKGPDLGFHFYEQALNLGAVEAGSGIKNYKKENDVFIVELINGKIITGLAMIIATGTKENLLKVPGELEYYGKGVSYCATCDGAFYKEKDELAVVGGGYSAIEEAIFLTRFVGKVYIIHRRQGFRVDKKSIEKAKNNNKIEFILDSVVTEIKGSKEVESITIKNLVDEDIRELKVSAIFPFIGHVPNTNFINDKSILNEEGFILTNDKMETDIKGLFAAGDVRDTPFRQIATAVSDGAIAAQFAIKFIENLN; this is encoded by the coding sequence ATGAAAAATCTTATTAAAACTGATTATGATTTAATAATTGTTGGAGAGGGTCCTGCTGGATTATCTGCTGCAATTTATTCGTGTAGAGCTGGATTAAGAACAATTTTATTAGAAAATTCAACACCTGGGGGTAAAGTTATGAAAACTGACTCAGTCGAAAACTACCCAGGTTTTAAAACAATAAAAGGACCAGACTTAGGTTTTCATTTTTATGAACAAGCATTAAACTTGGGTGCGGTTGAAGCTGGTAGTGGGATTAAAAATTATAAAAAAGAAAACGATGTGTTTATAGTTGAATTAATTAACGGAAAAATAATCACTGGTCTTGCTATGATAATAGCTACAGGAACTAAGGAAAATTTATTAAAAGTACCTGGTGAGTTAGAGTATTATGGTAAAGGAGTTTCATATTGTGCAACGTGTGATGGGGCATTCTATAAGGAAAAGGATGAATTAGCTGTTGTTGGTGGCGGTTATTCTGCAATTGAAGAAGCAATTTTTTTAACAAGATTTGTTGGAAAAGTATATATAATTCATCGAAGACAAGGTTTTAGAGTAGATAAAAAATCGATAGAAAAAGCAAAAAACAATAATAAAATTGAATTTATATTAGATAGTGTTGTGACTGAAATAAAAGGTTCAAAAGAAGTTGAATCAATTACTATAAAAAATTTAGTAGATGAAGACATTAGAGAATTAAAAGTATCAGCAATATTTCCCTTTATTGGACACGTTCCAAATACAAACTTTATAAATGATAAAAGTATTTTAAACGAAGAAGGGTTCATTTTAACTAATGATAAAATGGAAACTGATATTAAAGGATTATTTGCAGCTGGAGACGTTAGAGATACTCCGTTTAGACAAATAGCAACAGCTGTTTCTGATGGTGCAATCGCAGCTCAATTTGCAATAAAATTTATAGAAAACCTTAACTAA
- the uvrA gene encoding excinuclease ABC subunit UvrA, with the protein MQNKIIVKGAREHNLKNVDLEIPKEKIVVFTGLSGSGKSSLAFNTIYAEGERRYIESLSSFSRQFLKTVEKPDVDDIEGLSPAISIDQKTTSHNPRSTVGTTTEIHDHLRILYANIGTPYCINGHGPIKSSSLKEIVESVRLESDENDQLYILAPIVRDKKGTHKDLFLKLKREGFLRVQVNDEIKSLDEEIDLEQNKRHNIDIVVDRVFYKKEDEDLQSRIYSAIEVGLNYSKGLIKTFYPNKNKESKLFSTNYSCRECGFAIPNIEPNLFSFNKKIGACNTCYGLGVNLEADPELIMPDMSLSISQGGILYYKNLVGTQNIEWQKFKLLCYEYLVDLETPLNSLSKSQIRNLLYGSDEPIETKIVTSSGNILKSYDYIEGVANLIERRYIETKSEDNRKYYGKYMISKVCKTCSGQRLNEIALSVKIENLSISEFTEMTIEDNLNFLLNIKLTESQQKIANLVLNQLISRISFLNEVGLDYLTLSRSATTLSGGESQRIRLAKQLGSKLSGVLYVLDEPSIGLHQRDNDKLIQTLKKLRDLGNTLIVVEHDEDTMKEADWIVDIGPKAGIDGGRIVAEGTYDDICKNEESITGKYLSKKWSIPVPKKRRGGNGLKIEIIGATENNLKNIDVTLPLGKFITVTGVSGSGKSTLVEEVVYKGLKKELHKELIKAGSYKKIKGFESIDKIIYVSQDPIGKTPRSNPATYTSVFDDIRDLYAEVPEAKIRGYKKGRFSFNVPGGRCDTCQGDGIIRVDMQFLGFVEVTCETCEGKKYNEETLQVKYKGKNIWDVLNMTVKEANDFFENIPKIKEKLETILAVGLGYIKLGQNATTLSGGEAQRVKLSTFLLKKQTGKTLFLLDEPTTGLHIDDVKRLIDVLNILVDQGNTVLTIEHNLDFIKVSDYVIDLGPEGGSNGGKVLVTGTPEQIIKSEDSFTAKYLKDYLND; encoded by the coding sequence ATGCAGAATAAAATAATAGTAAAGGGCGCAAGAGAACATAATTTAAAAAATGTTGATTTAGAAATTCCAAAAGAAAAAATTGTAGTATTTACAGGTTTATCAGGTAGTGGAAAATCATCTTTGGCGTTTAATACAATTTATGCAGAGGGAGAAAGAAGATATATTGAATCTCTTTCTTCTTTTTCAAGACAATTTTTAAAAACTGTTGAAAAACCAGACGTTGATGACATTGAAGGGTTAAGCCCTGCAATATCAATTGATCAAAAAACAACTAGTCATAATCCCAGATCAACAGTTGGGACAACAACTGAAATTCATGATCATTTAAGAATACTTTACGCAAATATAGGAACACCATATTGTATTAATGGACACGGTCCAATTAAATCTTCTTCTCTAAAAGAGATTGTTGAATCAGTTAGACTAGAATCAGATGAAAATGATCAACTTTATATTTTAGCTCCAATTGTTAGAGATAAAAAAGGAACCCATAAAGATTTATTTTTAAAATTAAAAAGAGAAGGATTTTTAAGAGTACAAGTTAATGATGAAATAAAATCATTAGATGAAGAAATAGATTTAGAACAAAACAAAAGACATAATATTGATATTGTTGTAGATAGAGTTTTTTATAAAAAAGAAGATGAGGATCTTCAATCAAGAATTTATTCAGCTATTGAAGTTGGATTGAATTACTCAAAAGGTTTAATTAAAACCTTTTATCCTAATAAAAATAAAGAATCAAAATTGTTTTCTACAAATTACTCTTGTAGAGAATGCGGATTTGCAATACCAAATATAGAACCAAATTTATTTTCATTTAACAAAAAAATTGGGGCATGTAATACTTGTTATGGTTTAGGTGTTAACCTTGAGGCAGATCCAGAATTGATAATGCCAGACATGTCGTTATCAATATCACAAGGTGGTATTTTATATTATAAAAATTTAGTTGGTACCCAAAATATTGAGTGACAAAAATTTAAATTATTATGTTATGAGTATCTTGTTGATTTGGAAACCCCATTAAATTCTCTTTCAAAAAGTCAAATAAGAAACTTATTATATGGTAGTGATGAACCTATCGAGACTAAGATAGTAACTTCATCAGGAAATATTTTGAAGTCATATGACTATATTGAAGGAGTTGCAAATTTAATTGAAAGAAGATATATTGAAACAAAATCTGAAGATAACAGAAAATATTATGGTAAGTATATGATTTCTAAAGTTTGTAAAACTTGTAGTGGTCAAAGATTAAATGAGATAGCATTAAGTGTTAAAATTGAAAATTTATCTATTTCCGAATTCACAGAAATGACAATTGAAGATAATTTAAACTTCTTATTAAATATAAAGTTAACTGAGAGTCAACAAAAAATTGCAAATCTTGTACTAAATCAACTTATTTCAAGAATTAGTTTTTTAAATGAAGTTGGACTTGATTATTTAACACTATCAAGATCTGCTACAACATTATCTGGAGGTGAGTCTCAAAGAATTAGACTTGCTAAACAATTAGGTTCAAAACTTTCTGGTGTTTTATATGTACTTGACGAACCTTCAATAGGATTACATCAAAGAGACAATGACAAGCTAATACAAACTTTAAAAAAATTGCGTGATTTAGGAAACACATTAATAGTAGTTGAACACGATGAAGATACAATGAAAGAAGCAGACTGAATTGTTGATATCGGCCCAAAAGCTGGAATTGATGGCGGTAGAATTGTTGCAGAAGGAACTTATGATGATATTTGTAAAAATGAAGAATCAATAACAGGAAAGTATCTATCTAAAAAATGATCTATACCTGTTCCAAAAAAACGTAGAGGTGGTAACGGATTAAAAATAGAAATTATTGGAGCTACTGAAAATAATTTAAAAAATATAGATGTTACACTACCTTTGGGTAAATTTATTACAGTAACAGGAGTTAGTGGGAGTGGTAAATCAACTCTAGTTGAAGAGGTGGTTTACAAAGGTTTAAAAAAAGAACTTCACAAAGAACTTATTAAAGCTGGTAGTTATAAAAAAATAAAAGGGTTTGAAAGCATTGATAAAATTATTTATGTTTCTCAAGACCCAATTGGTAAAACACCAAGGTCAAACCCCGCAACATATACTTCGGTATTTGATGATATTAGAGATTTATATGCAGAAGTTCCCGAAGCGAAAATTAGGGGATATAAAAAAGGAAGATTTAGTTTTAATGTTCCTGGTGGACGATGTGATACTTGTCAAGGTGATGGAATAATAAGAGTTGACATGCAATTTTTAGGTTTTGTTGAAGTAACTTGTGAAACTTGTGAGGGAAAAAAATATAACGAAGAAACGTTGCAAGTCAAATATAAAGGGAAAAATATCTGAGATGTTTTAAACATGACCGTTAAAGAAGCAAATGACTTTTTTGAAAACATACCTAAAATTAAAGAAAAACTTGAAACAATTTTAGCTGTTGGTCTTGGTTATATTAAATTAGGACAAAATGCAACAACATTATCTGGTGGAGAAGCACAAAGAGTAAAATTATCTACCTTCTTGTTAAAAAAACAAACAGGTAAAACTTTGTTCTTGCTTGATGAACCAACAACAGGATTACATATAGATGATGTCAAAAGATTAATAGATGTTTTAAATATTCTTGTTGATCAAGGAAATACAGTTCTAACAATTGAACATAATTTAGATTTTATAAAAGTATCTGATTATGTTATTGATCTAGGTCCAGAAGGTGGAAGCAATGGTGGAAAAGTTTTAGTTACAGGAACACCAGAACAGATTATTAAAAGCGAAGATAGTTTTACTGCAAAATATCTAAAGGACTACTTAAATGATTAA
- a CDS encoding prolipoprotein diacylglyceryl transferase family protein yields MINNFLSSKWSNGQPIPEGVFPRSDGRFSDNLSFLYSIFILAGVILVVIASIVCLRIKKIPLKEFINGIYISIPIAVIGASFFGKLGTTGEDWKIYRLFFFWEPGLSFFGGMFFGGTAAFVWFWYKKRVTKISIWVYADCIVPNVLLGQSIGRWGNLFNHEIMGKTVSDDNMNKITWLPTFIWHRLFYFRNPLTGQEYETLQFREPLFLYESIATFAFWLILVLLIPQLWKIFNKKPYKIDPYAFPCKFNKKVRWIDEKDLISYNTQIPVVYLKNSKGQLSLKMNWVWKKAYILYETNIQETKNLQNKITKRKEEQLKAEKNYKKINLEIKNKIKKIKRDNNNKELIKNIKSQKKSEEYINLKFQKSRIREFLGRDSKDLYNLNNPNKYFVWHSGVFASFYIMYISLIRILLDSFRDPYELAVKMHPALNYLSLFSIFLLGLVLFIFAQFISPKKWRESGWLYEKSY; encoded by the coding sequence ATGATCAATAATTTTTTAAGTAGTAAATGATCTAATGGACAACCAATCCCTGAAGGAGTTTTTCCAAGATCGGATGGTAGATTTTCAGATAACCTTTCTTTTCTATACTCAATATTTATTTTGGCAGGAGTTATTCTTGTTGTTATTGCATCAATAGTTTGTCTTAGAATAAAAAAAATACCTCTTAAAGAATTTATAAATGGAATCTATATTTCAATTCCAATAGCAGTTATTGGTGCAAGTTTTTTTGGGAAATTGGGAACCACTGGTGAGGATTGAAAAATATATAGACTATTCTTTTTTTGAGAACCAGGTTTAAGTTTTTTTGGTGGTATGTTTTTTGGAGGGACAGCAGCCTTTGTGTGATTTTGATATAAAAAAAGAGTCACTAAAATATCAATATGAGTTTATGCAGATTGTATTGTGCCAAATGTTTTATTAGGCCAGTCAATTGGTAGATGAGGTAATTTATTTAATCATGAGATAATGGGTAAGACAGTGTCTGATGATAATATGAATAAAATTACATGGCTTCCAACTTTTATATGACATAGACTTTTTTATTTTCGTAACCCATTAACTGGTCAAGAGTACGAAACACTTCAGTTTAGAGAACCATTGTTTTTATATGAATCAATTGCAACTTTCGCATTTTGATTAATTCTAGTTTTGCTTATTCCACAACTTTGAAAGATTTTCAATAAAAAACCTTATAAAATTGATCCTTACGCATTTCCATGTAAGTTTAATAAAAAAGTTAGGTGAATAGATGAAAAAGATTTGATATCGTATAATACTCAAATTCCCGTTGTTTATTTAAAAAATTCAAAAGGTCAACTAAGTTTGAAAATGAATTGAGTTTGAAAAAAAGCATATATCTTGTATGAGACTAATATACAAGAAACAAAAAACTTGCAAAACAAAATTACAAAAAGAAAAGAAGAACAACTAAAAGCGGAAAAGAATTATAAAAAAATTAATTTAGAAATTAAAAATAAAATTAAAAAAATAAAGAGAGATAATAACAATAAAGAACTTATAAAAAATATTAAATCGCAAAAAAAATCTGAAGAGTATATTAATTTAAAATTCCAAAAATCAAGAATAAGAGAATTTTTAGGAAGAGATTCAAAAGATCTATACAATTTAAACAATCCAAATAAATATTTTGTTTGGCACTCAGGTGTTTTTGCATCTTTTTATATAATGTATATTTCATTGATTAGGATTTTACTTGACTCATTTAGAGATCCATACGAGCTAGCGGTTAAAATGCACCCAGCACTTAATTATTTATCATTATTTAGTATATTTTTATTAGGGCTTGTTTTATTTATATTTGCTCAATTTATATCGCCAAAAAAATGAAGGGAAAGTGGCTGATTGTATGAAAAATCTTATTAA